A single genomic interval of Lynx canadensis isolate LIC74 chromosome A2, mLynCan4.pri.v2, whole genome shotgun sequence harbors:
- the PRR15 gene encoding proline-rich protein 15, with the protein MADSGGTGSSGSWWKSLTNSRKKSKEAAVGAQPPAQPAPGEPAPPSADSTGSSRENQHPNLLGGAGEPHKPDKLCGEKSGSSRRNLKISRSGRFKEKRKVRATLLPEGVRSPEEAGFPGDPHDDKQ; encoded by the coding sequence ATGGCCGACAGCGGCGGCACGGGCAGCTCTGGGTCCTGGTGGAAATCGCTAAccaacagcagaaagaaaagcaaggaagccGCGGTAGGGGCGCAGCCTCCCGCCCAGCCTGCCCCCGGGGAGCCCGCGCCACCCAGCGCCGACTCGACTGGCAGCTCCCGGGAGAATCAGCACCCCAATCTCCTTGGGGGCGCCGGCGAGCCCCACAAGCCGGACAAGTTGTGCGGGGAGAAGTCAGGCAGCAGCCGCCGCAATTTGAAGATCTCGCGCTCCGGCCGCTttaaggagaagaggaaagtgcGCGCCACTCTGCTCCCCGAAGGAGTCAGGTCCCCTGAGGAGGCGGGCTTCCCTGGTGACCCCCACGACGACAAGCAATAG